The Saprospiraceae bacterium region ACTGCTCTGTTTGACATCGCCGTTGATGATCGAAAAACTCGAAGACGTATTGGGCCCGGACACTACAGTCCAACCCTGAAAATCAGGGGCCATGAACCTTCCTTTTCCATTGTTCACTTCAAATTTGACTTCGAGGTAATTGCCCAGCAGCAAGGTATCGCTGCTCACGGAAACATTAAACTCCATTTTTTGCGCTTGCACCATACCTGATATCATCATTGCAAAAACAAATAGCTTTTTCATACATTCGAGTTTAGATAAATCCATTAATCTGGTTCATGAATTCACAAAAATAATATATCGATAAAGGTATCTTCGTTAATAATTTTTTAAATCATAGGAGCTAAAATCAGGGAGTAGGTATTCTTCTATTGAACTTATTGAACTCTTTAGCCTTGGAATTGAATTAGCAATTGGTGACCGATCTTGAAAAAAAATATTTTAAGTCATGCTCTTAGTTTCTAAAAATAAGGACTGGAATCTGTTTTCTGAGATCCCGTTATAAAAAGTATTCCCATAAAATTTCCCGCAGATGACGCTGATTCACGCAGAATTTAATCTAGCGTGAAAGCAATCCATAGGATCTTTCCTTTTTGCTTTATAAACTTTGCACCTTAATCCATTCTTCATCACGCATCGCATTCGGTTTTTTGAATATAGACCTGTAAACCTATAAGATTGTAGACTTGTAAGCCTGGATTAATGAAGGACTGTAAACCTTTATACTTATTTACCTTTTTTTATTCCTAAGAGCCTAAATGCCCAAAAGCCTGCAGGCCTACAGGCATTTAACCCTTACGACCTTCAGTCAATTCCTTACTCCCATCATCTCACCAAACTAACGTCCCCGCTTTTCTCCAACACCGTACCATCCAACCTCACTGCTTTTAAATAATAGACAAATACAGCCGGATTCATGTGCTCGCCTTTCCAGCGGCCATCCCATCCGTATTGCAGTTGGTTGACCGGGAAATTCCGGTTTTCGAAAACCAGATTGCCCCATCGGTTGTAAATTCGAAATATCGCGATCTCGCGAATACTGGCTCCGCCAAATACCGTGACGACGTCGTTAATCTGATCGCCATTCGGACTGAACACATTGGGCACATAGACATCGGTCTGATTGTCGACGATGATCTTTATGCTCGTGCGAACTTCACATCCTGCCGAATTGGTGAGGATGACTTCATACGTTGCATTTTGCAAGGCCTGCAAATAAGGGGCCACGCAATCTGTGCAGGAGAGTCCGTCTGCAGGCGTCCATAATGCAGATGCCGGTATGAAATTCAGTAAAGGCAACAGCTGAGTTTTATCGCCCAGGGTCAATTTGATTTCAACAGGAAGATCTGCCTGGAGTTGCTGTGGGTCAAATACTACTACGGAATATTTATTTTCACAACCGAGCGTGTCCTGAACGAACAGTTGGTAGTTTCCGGGAGTCAGCGGTGAAAATGTATTGTTGCTCTGATACGAAGTGGTATCGTCCAGGGCATACCTGAATCCAGGTATTCCGGAAACGGGTGCCACCCGCAAAGTGGCATCATCGTCGCCAAAACATTTTATGGTATCCAGTTGAATGGATACGTCCACCGTATCCACCAACAAACGGGTTTCGATCAGGCTGTCGCAACCAAAG contains the following coding sequences:
- a CDS encoding BatD family protein, which translates into the protein MKKLFVFAMMISGMVQAQKMEFNVSVSSDTLLLGNYLEVKFEVNNGKGRFMAPDFQGWTVVSGPNTSSSFSIINGDVKQSSSYSYYLEAGFEGVYTILPAQLETDDGVLKTPEIQIIVLPNPEGIRQHPKNREESKYFMDEAPVKTPAKKKRKAVKI